One Setaria viridis chromosome 3, Setaria_viridis_v4.0, whole genome shotgun sequence DNA window includes the following coding sequences:
- the LOC117850271 gene encoding peroxidase 2, giving the protein MAASSSSSSSAAVVLAAHCAVLLMLALAGAAHGHPPSSAGSVLSSTFYDASCPSAHDVVRRVIQDARVSDPRIPASLIRLHFHDCFVQGCDGSLLLDDDLPAIKTEKTVPANNKSARGFEVVDDIKSALEEACPGIVSCADILALAAEISVELAGGPRWRVLLGRRDGTATNIQSARNLPNFFDPLNVLQEKFRNVNLDDADLVALQGAHTFGKVQCQFTRENCTAGQSRGALENLDQVTPNRFDNKYYGNLLEGRAQLPSDQVMLSDPAAAATTAPIVHRFASNQKDFFRNFAASMIKMGNISPLTGKDGEIRKNCRRVNKGY; this is encoded by the exons ATggccgcttcctcctcctcctcctcatctgcCGCGGTGGTGCTAGCGGCGCACTGCGCCGTCTTGCTCATGCTCGCCCTGGCCGGAGCCGCTCACGGCCACCCTCCTAGTAGCGCCGGCTCGGTGCTGAGCTCGACGTTCTACGACGCGTCGTGCCCCAGCGCCCACGACGTCGTCCGCCGCGTGATCCAGGACGCCAGGGTCTCCGACCCGCGCATCCCGGCCAGCCTCATCCGCCTccacttccacgactgcttcgttcAGGGCTGCGACGGCTCGCTCCTCCTTGACGACGACCTCCCGGCCATCAAGACCGAGAAGACTGTGCCGGCCAACAACAAATCGGCGCGCGGCTTTGAGGTGGTCGACGACATCAAGAGCGCTCTGGAGGAAGCGTGCCCAGGCATCGTttcctgcgccgacatccttGCTCTCGCGGCTGAGATCTCCGTCGAACTC GCTGGAGGGCCACGATGGAGGGTGCTCCTCGGCCGGCGAGACGGCACGGCGACCAACATCCAGAGCGCCAGAAACCTACCCAACTTCTTCGACCCCCTGAACGTCCTCCAGGAGAAGTTCAGAAACGTCAACCTGGACGACGCTGACCTCGTCGCTCTCCAAG GTGCGCACACATTCGGTAAGGTGCAGTGTCAGTTCACGAGGGAGAACTGCACGGCCGGCCAATCCAGAGGTGCACTGGAGAACCTGGACCAGGTCACACCCAACCGGTTCGACAACAAGTATTACGGCAACCTGTTGGAGGGCCGCGCTCAGCTCCCGTCAGACCAGGTTATGCTGTCGGAccctgccgcggcggcgaccactGCTCCCATTGTCCATCGGTTCGCAAGCAACCAAAAGGATTTCTTCAGGAACTTCGCGGCGTCCATGATTAAAATGGGAAACATTAGCCCGCTGACAGGGAAGGATGGGGAgatcaggaagaactgccggAGGGTTAACAAAGGCTACTGA
- the LOC117847367 gene encoding uncharacterized protein, whose protein sequence is MSSFAGQRSRPWVGMAGVGTPSEHAGDSVAARDDAAAASSMRGGADASTNASAISFGFAATAVLVSMFLLMAIFEHLIKPGLASSSSSSSSSSPRSDDDSGEGRGGRRRMGLPPARLHHQHDASPDKVGHSPKVDEDPVAAAPDLTVLMPGHRYPTFLAQPAPLAPCPREGVRWPPHEHLRSFLPP, encoded by the exons ATGAGCAGCTTCGCGGGGCAGAGGTCGAGGCCGTGGGTGGGGATGGCTGGCGTCGGCACCCCCTCGGAGCACGCCGGTGACAGCGTCGCCGCCAGggacgacgccgcggcggcctcgtccaTGAGGGGCGGCGCCGACGCGTCCACCAACGCCAGCGCCATCTCCTTCGGCTTCGCGGCCACGGCCGTCCTCGTCTCCATGTTCCTCCTCATGGCCATCTTCGAGCACCTCATCAAACCCGGCctggcctcctcttcctcctcgtcttcgtcctcctccccacgctccgacgacgacagcggcgagggccgcggcggccgccgccgcatgggTCTGCCCCCCGCTCGCCTGCACCACCAGCACGACGCGTCGCCGGACAAGGTCGGCCACTCGCCCAAG GTGGACGAGGACCCCGTGGCGGCCGCGCCGGACCTGACGGTGCTGATGCCCGGGCACCGGTACCCGACGTTCCTCGCGCAGCCGGCGCCGCTCGCGCCGTGCCCCAGGGAAGGCGTGCGCTGGCCTCCCCACGAGCACCTTCGTTCATTTCTGCCGCCATGA
- the LOC117846821 gene encoding small ribosomal subunit protein eS12, whose product MADQETPVAVEAPTPVLGEPMDLMTALQLVMKKSGAHDGLVKGLREAAKAIEKHVAQLCVLAEDCDQPDYVKLVKALCAEHNVHLVTVPSAKTLGEWAGLCKIDSEGKARKVVGCSCVVVKDYGEESEGLNIVQEYVKSH is encoded by the exons ATGGC GGATCAGGAGACTCCAGTTGCAGTTGAGGCACCTACCCCAGTTCTTGGGGAGCCGATGGACTTGATGACTGCTCTGCAGCTCGTCATGAAGAAATCAGGTGCCCATGATGGCCTCGTAAAGGGTCTTCGTGAGGCAGCCAAGGCCATCGAGAAGCATGTTGCCCAGCTGTGCGTGCTTGCCGAGGACTGTGACCAGCCTGATTATGTCAAGCTGGTGAAGGCACTCTGTGCTGAGCACAATGTTCACCTGGTTACTGTGCCTAGTGCTAAAACTCTTGGCGAGTGGGCAGGG CTTTGCAAGATTGACTCTGAGGGCAAGGCAAGGAAGGTTGTAGGCTGCTCCTGTGTTGTCGTCAAG GACTATGGCGAAGAATCTGAGGGCCTCAACATAGTGCAGGAGTACGTCAAGTCGCACTAG